GATCGTGTCAATTTCGCTTTGATAGATCACATCGTGGTAGAGTATTAGCAGGGGATCCCTGCTTAGTTCCTCCGCCTTGAGGGGAGCTATCCAAAGGAAAGGATGTGTTTCAGACATGTAGCCGCAGCGGAGATCCCTCTCTTCGCGCGGAGTTGGTCGCCAGTGGCCGCTGCAGGTCAGCATGTACCCGTCGAAGTCAGAAACTATGTCTCCTTTTCCAGGGATAGGctgaaatttcatttaataattttaattgataaaATTACTGGATTACTTACTGGATGTTCCTCTACAGCTCTAGTCTCGTTTAAAGACTGCTCTCCTCCAATGGATTCCAAAAACCGCTCGTAGTTCTTCGCATAATCTGCACTGGCCGGTTGAATCTTTAGAAGCTCCTGATAGGTTTCATTCAAGCCTCTATAGTCACCAAAAGCTGCCTTAGTCTCTACCAAGAGAGCCAATATTTGAGGCTTTAGTTCCTCCGACTCTTTATCGCTGGCCAAACGATGAAGAGCCTCTAGTGACCAGAAGTGGGCCAGACGAGTATGCTTATCCCTCAAAGCCAACCGAGCAATATCCACACAGTGCTCCGAGTTCAGCTGAGTGCTAAGAACAACATTTAGCAAGAAACCAAAGATAGGTTAATTTCCTCACCTGTAATCAACGCCATCCAGTACGCCCTTGGCTATGTCTTTGGCCTCCAGCCTATAGACGGTCTGCAGTCGAAGTAAACCATCGATGGCGCCTTCCAGTTCACTTTTCTTTGGCATCAGTTTGTGCGCCCTTGCTTTTTGCAGGCGTGCCAGCGATTctgaaaatgtttttaaaatatttaatggtgCTACCCTTTTGATTGGCCACTTAACCCACTCTTGCCCGACTGCGTCTCCATGAGGTTCTCCACCAGCTGCCAGTCCACGGTTAGACGCTTGTTgagcaaatatttatttacggGACTGTCAAAGTACGCCGTACCCCATTCCCGGGCCTCCTCCCTCTCGACCTCGAACTCCCGCAGCCGCCTTTTGGAATTCAGATTCGATTAGTCCTGCTCGATTTGGTGAGAGTCCTTTCCTTACGCTTTCAGGAAATCCAATTTGCTTTGGTTGTCGTCGAGGAATTTCTGCATGTATCCCAGCATTCGCTCTTCATACCCGAAAACCTTCGTCATTTCGTGTACGGAGGAGAAGAACTCACGTCCCAGTGCCGGCGAAATTATGTAACTCATAAGAAGCCATATTAGCGATACTTTCGGGAACATCGTTTTGATTGAGATCTGCTCCGGCAAGAGCTTCGATTCCGACTGATTTCGCCATTTGACCCGGCCTGACACTGACCAAGAAGAGTCAACACAAACCAGTTGTTACACGCTTCGATAGAATACCCTCGGGTTCATTGAGCCGCAACAGGTTTTTACTAAGAAAATTTATAGAAATGGCTTGGGAGAGGACAAATTAGATAAGTCGATGACTTAATATGTgagatttgtttatttatctcTGCCAAAGATTTTCTGGTAATGCGATGCGATGcgttttaaagaaatattctACAATTTAGTACTTTTAtgaacaaataataaaaactaaaaactggGAAACATCCCTCCTTGAATTTCTACTCAGTATTGTTATtcagaaattcaaaaataaaaatttttctaaaaataaattaatatgtGCAACAATTTTCAAGTCAGACAACCGCTGTGGCATGGAGATGCATGcaattttaatgcagatctATTGCTACAGCCGCACAAATTACCTTTGGAATATACCACTCCAGGACGCTTTGGAACCAAACACAATACCGCCGCTATAACCACCGGATCATCTGTCATTGGAGTACGTTTCGACGAAGGTGTCTTGATGGCAGCAGATACTTTGGTATCTTACGGAAACATGGCTCGCTATCAGAACGTTGACCGAATATTTATGATCAACAAAAATATCCTGCTCGGGGGCTGTGGCGACTTTGCCGACGTACAATCCATCAAACGTGGTATTGAGCAGAAGATAGTGGAGGATCAGTGCAACGGTGACGACATCGAAATGAAACCTAAAGCTTTGGGTCAATGGATGACCAGAGTCCTTTACGAGCGACGAACTAGAATGAACCCTTTGCTAGTAGATGTGGTGTTGGGCGGTTTGGATCAGCAGGGCAAACCCTATCTGGCTAATGTTGATTTACGGGGTCGATCCCATAACGATTTTGTGGTAGCCACGGGGTTTGCCCGGCATCTGACAATTCCGTTTATAAGGGGAGCCAAACCAAAAGACAGAGAATTTACCTTAGAAGAGGCTCACGAAATGATAAAACGATCCATGCAGATTTTGTATTACCGCGATACCCGTAATAATTCCCAGTACACAGTGGGCGTTTGTACTACAAAAAAATGCTCTGTGGAAGGTCCTTACCAAGTCGCTGAAAACTGGAGTTTTGCCGCCGGCATAAAAGGATATTAGGGAAAACCCGTTTCGGTCTAACACACATATTCGAAAAAACTTGGAAAATAAATAGTAAATATAATTCAAATGCATTATTTGTTTTAGTCGAGCCGTGAATTGAAACTAATCGTGGAACTAAAATATTCACTCTCTTTCCTCCACTATAAATAGCTTAGTTTAATGTGGCTACATTATATGGACGAGCCTGTAGGAATGGGTAAATCTTTATGGAAACATTTTCGAATAGCCCTAggactttttatttttcagaaaaatttTCTTATCGAACCACCTTATGCCTCTGTGGGCATGACACAACAAGGAAAAGCGTGTATTCAATGTTTGCGAGTGACATGGCTCAAGATAGACTACATACTACAAGATATACTTAGATACAAGTAAGATATCCTTTTTTTACCGAAGATATCCGAATGCCAAGGAATGGATCACAACCAAACTTAAGCTCTTGAAACGGAACAGTTCACAGCCAGAGTTACAATTGTTGAGAGGACCTACCACGACAAAGTACTGACACTTTTTAGGGTTAAGCAGAGTGAGTAAAACAGTTTAAATCAACTAAGAAAGAGCATactttattcaaaaaaatagatcAAGATGCCCTAAAGAATTCTTACGATGCAAAACTTTATGCAGATTATCAGAATTTGGTAAGCAAAATTATGACGCTTTTTGGATACAATCCACAGATAATCCTTAGAAGTCCTTAGGAGTTCAATATAAGCtacatataaaaatttaaaaaataaaatttacaagtaaactttataataaaattattttctcacttttattttaatgttttagtAATGGATATATGACGAAGGACAAGAGCTCCGGAAACCATGCCttatagaaaattaaataaaacccatcttttacaaatacaaaacaacTAACCCTACAAAGAGTGTTGAAGAAACGAAAAAAAGGTTCCTTCTGTtctcatttatatttttggataATGAAAAGATAATAcaagaaattattaaaatccaTTGCAGGtgatgaatttaaaaaaaaaaattgttggatAATAATCGAAGTTTCAATAGGAAAACAAACAACCAAAGTTGAAACAATTAACGATGAGTGGGCCTTAATTCGCGACTACGTCAAAtattactaatttttttaagcGCTACGTGACAACGCAAAATTTCATATTGATGcggaaaatgaaaagttttttgcATCGAGTGCTGTGAACAGCTTTTTTCTTATTCACCATACGTAGTCGGACTGGGTTCATTTGAAGCATTGCCTTTAAGATGAAACGGTGAGTCAATGTTTAATTGGTATATATCCTTCTTAATATTGTTTGGAGCTGCGAGATGCACTCGACTTTTTACGACTAAACAAAGGCTGCCCCCTAGGGAAAGTCGTAATCAAATCTTGCacatttttgtgaaaatgtaTGGTAaatcaaaaaatggttttttcaAGATTACCCGAAAGCAGAGGATTTACTGCACATTACAATTTCCTTAATGGACAAACCAAACTTCAGGAATCTATGAAAACACCTTTAGCTTTATTGGGTGTATACTtcaaattaatatattatatattcttcaagaacaaaataaaaaaattggtgTTTCGGTgaacaatttgaaaaaattgatttttttttagaaaaaaaccgaggtctttaaatttttggagCATTTGCTAAAAAGGCAACCCAATAATGCAAGTCTATTAAAACTACAAAATCATATAAGTCATAGTAAGGGGAAACAAATCTTAAAACCCAGAACTAAATAGCACAGTAAaacgaatatttttttttaatgagttATTTTATGGCTGTACAaatagtatattttatttaccatagtttaaatataactTGTAAACAATGAAGTTATTAAtcggaatatttttattattgccTCTTTATCAATGCCTACTGGTTGAACAGTACAACTTTACAGTTCATACACGTGTTTCCCGATCCGTGGCTAATATGGATGAGTTATTAGAACTGGAGGAGGGACTGGCTTTGAATTTGGAGAAATATGCAGAGGCTCTCATGCAGAAAGCTAACACTATAAAACGGTGGGCTGTAACTTATAAGGGTTAACTTTTATTGCATTAGCTTATATTGCTGTAAGTTTTAAAGGGGTGTTCAGCTGATGGCCCAAAGACACAACGAGAAAAATACTGCATGGGATTACCTGAAAACCTATTCCGTTTTACATCATATGCAGGCAGATTGGTTGAGGTggcaattatttattgaaaaaccaGTTGCTTCGGgtttgtaaaataattattacgTTTAATCCAAGACATAAGGCTCTTTTTCAGAATATGTTGACTACATAAAGTCTATGAAACCATATTTTCCACAAAGCTGGGATTTTGAAGACGCTTCCGAAGGTTTAAAAAGAATGCAAAGGGTCTACAAGTTAAAAGCAATGGATATTTCCGCAGGATTACTAGATGGTGTTAAGTACAAGTAAGTCTGACATGCATTTCGTAAATCAAAGttattcataaattatttattttagctcCACATTTTCTTATTTGGACTCTATTGCCATGGCTCATCATTTAATGAATCAATCTTTGTGGGTGGATGCTAAACAATGGACTTTAGCCGCAACAGAAATGTTTGAATTTACCGAAAAACTGCCAGAACTGGAGTTAATAAGAGGCTTTGACGTGGAAAAGTTGTACATTTCATTGGCGTGTTCGCTGCTCCAACAAAGTGggtgaaaaataattttacataTCTATATTTCATGTACCTTTGTTCAATGTAGATGAAACGAAACATGCCTTAGAGATATATAGGAATGCTATTGAACATCATCCCCCCAATgcagaaatatttaaaaattatcagGAATTAGAGAACCAGATGCTTTCCAAACCTGAACCCCTCAACAACGACTCAAAGCTTAGTTTAAAAGAAGAAGGAGAGGACCCCAATATGCCCGGATGTTGTAATGGCCGTTGTGAGGTTCCGAAAAATTTCAGTCTATATTGTGTATATAACACCAAAACCTCGCCCTTTTTACGCTTGGCACCTATCAAAACAGAACTACTTTCCAAGGACCCGTATATCGTTATTTTCCATAATGTGGTTTCCCAAAAGGAACTCACAAAAATTCGCACAATGAGCAAGAAACACCTAATAGCGTCGACTGTAATAAATTACACCACTAACGCCTATAGTGTTGATTCGTATCGCACATCAAAGTCAGTGTGGGCTCCTTCGAATCACAGTTTGACTGAAAGAATAACCAATTTAGTGGGTGATGCCACGGGCCTTGAAATGGCTACTTCGGAGATGTACCAAGTGATTAACTATGGAATCGGTGGTCTATTTGAACCCCACGTGGATCCGGTATTTACGGATGCTGTAAGTTACAGATCCCATGCAAATagttaaaaactaatttactCCATTTTAGGATCGTTTCAACGGAACAGATGATCGTTTTGCCACTACTATATTTTgggtataaataatattttaagctATAAAGCcctgtttttaatatttactcTCCTTCAGTTAAGTGATGTGAAGCAGGGAGGCGCCACAATTTTTACAAAACTTAACCTCACCGTATATCCTCAATCTGGGTCAGCACTATTTTGGTATAATTTGGACAATTGGGGCAACGAGGATAAGAGGACTGAGCATGCAGGATGTCCCGTTATTGTAGGCTCAAAGTGGAGTAAGTTTGATGAACAATTTTTtcgattaaatattttcatttattcaatattttcaGTCATGACTAAGTGGGTGACCGATATGGGCCAGGAGTTTCGGCAACCTTGTTACAAATCTAAAATTTCTCCATTACCTTTTTAGCTTTATGTAATCAATGTAAACAGTTTACTTatgaataatataataaatatattttaaaaaagcatttaataaacatacagtgcatttaaaattcaaaaactttCAATGACAGCTAATTTACAGCCAACAAATTAAGACTTTAATAAATGATGATTGTCAGTTTATCCAATCCGACTGCATATGTCACTGTAAAGAAAAACTAGTAACAAAACTTCCCACCGTCTTTAATGGGTTTGATttccatttaaataatttatgttccaTACCGTTTATAActcttgaaaaatatatacataccattttatatttttttgtcatttgcaaaaatggccattgccattttaaatatatacattccatTTTAGATTAtctaaaaacaataatattaatattaatagtaAGCATTCATTATGTTATCAAAATTTATTATGTTATCTGAAATGGTTAATTTTACACTTTTTGTATTGCATCTAAACTATTTGGTCAcgcttgatttatttttaattttagttgttaAAATTGCTTCCTCATGTAGCTGTTGCACTTGCTGTTCAGTAGGAGCTCCGAGTATGTTGAAGACATCCTGTTGCACTGGATTAagttcttttatatttttgagacTTGAGCCCAACCACTTTTCAGCAATTTCGAATTTCTCTTTGTCAAGGGCAAACTTTCCTATTTCTAGAGCATCCAGTAGATTAAAGGATTCATGGTTgagattaaataaattttctctTAGGTCATTTTTCATATCCATCGCTATCTGTAGATGAAGAAACCATCCCAGCCTATTCTGGGCGACTTTTGCATTAGAAATCTGCGTTAAAAGTCTCTTAAGTTGAGCTATTAATTCTATGGGAAGAAACTTTTTTGGTAGAGATACTAAAGCgttttacaaaacaaaaacactaaCCTTTGCCCGGTGATTCCTCCATTGATTCTAGCCAAAGCGGCCAGTAATAGTGCAAGTGGTGTATCATGGAGTACGCATGAATAGGATTAGAAAAATAGACCTCTGGGTCAGATCCCACACTCTTCAGTTTACTTCGTCTTTCAGCAAGATAACTAGTACAAATAAGggctttatttttaagattccATTTAAGTTTCTATAAGATTATACTGATCCAGCACTCTGATTTTCTTATTCAAGATCCCAGAATAGTCCCTTAAATGGCTTCGGATTTTTGCATCCAGATCTTTGTAGTCATCCAAAACCGATGTGTAGGTCCCTTCGGGAAAACTAAGAGCCACTAAGAATATAGTGGCTTTAAAAAACAACTGCATTACTGTTTGAAGTACACACTTAAACTGACGATGAATCAGCGTGACAAATATTATCGTTAAACTTAATAGAATTAAACGGTctggtaaaaaataaaaaaatttaaacttccTTTAAACAGGGCTTCCTGAACATCTGTGCAGCTTGAGTAAGCCACTTAATCATAACTGATGGATGtgaaaaatgtatattatTAGCCAAGTATTattcctttttaaaataaatattcttacCCCATTTGGAGCCCACTGCAGTGGAACAAGCGGTATGGATAGAATTTGGAATACCATTTCCTTTGTTATCCAAATTGTACCACATTAGGGCAGATCTCTTTTTGGGAAAAACTGATATATTTAGAGCTGGAAATGCCGTAGCTCCCCCTTGAGTCACATCACTTAACTAATATgtaattatttcattattacagtAAAAAGTTCTCGATAATCAGAAATATACATTTACTTACATAGAACACAATAGTCGCTTTGCGATCGTCCAAAAATTCATCGTTTTTCTGAAACTGTAATCGAATATTTTTAACACATCAGGTTGGTATTCAATTTCTTACATCGTcgtaataataatcaacatgAGCCCCATAGAATCCTCCGATTCCATAGTTGAGAACTTCATAAACTGCAGACGAGCTCAAGTCTAAGTTTGTCATATCCTCTACAAgtttgttcattttttgcaCAATAGCCAGACTATTATTATCCAACCAACCAACTTTAGTCGTTCGGCCTGAATCTTCTTCCCGATTATTCGATTTTAAGTTAAAAGTACGTGCTCTTGTCAGATTCTTTTGACCCTCCACCTTTATGAGGAAAATGTCGTTGTCGGAAATCACATCGTGGTAGAACACCATGTATGGATTAAGGGACAGGATCTCAAGTTTAAGAGGTGCCAGATACAAGAAGTGTGAAGTGTTTCTTTTATAAAAGCAGTATAGATTAGATTTTGAAGGACGGTTTTCTGTTGAGCAAAACGTTGTATAGGCCTCCcaattttctttttctaaaatctaatgaaaaggtaaataaaaaaaaattcttgtcAAAATCTTACCATATCTGGTTCCTGTATTTGATCCTTTTCAATGCCAAAACCTTCAGGATTAAGTGACCTAAGGGTATCGTTAACTGTTAGGTTGTCTCTACCGTTACCCAAACGATGCAAGACCGATGCGTATAGTTCATATATCATAATTGAGGAGAATCCAAGTTCTGCATATAAATCTCTATTAACTGTATCTTTCATGTAGAAATCCAGCGAAACTTCAAGCCATTGCTTGGCATAAATCAATTCATCCAATTCTTCCAGAAACATGGCCATGGTAAAGCACTCAAAGGCATTGAGTGAggaactaaataaaatattaaaatatattaaaacatTGAATTTAATATTACCCACTTGTAGTCCACTCCTTGAAAAATGCCCTTCGCCATTTTGGAAATCTTCATTGAGTAAACGCTCTGCATGATATACAATCCATTCGTTGTCTCtattaaatctttttttgttggcaaTTTTGGTTCCTGATCGTATATAGCCTTAATACAAACTAaaagccaattttttattttaactttacttaaaaacaagaaaggaaagctaacttcgggcggagccgaagtttatatacccttgcagctaaaaccggatatatatcgatccttatgaaatttggtagattggatcaactgaccaaaaatataatctgtaccaagttccagctttctatcttcaaaaacacgaaagttgggtcatttccgatcgttcagttatatggcagctataggatgtagtcggccgatccttacgaaatttggcatgtcgtattattttgccaaaaatagctttcttgtcaaatttgaactctctaactctaaaaacaccaaagttataccatttccgatcaatcagttatatggcagctatatgatatggtcggccgatcccggccgttccgacttatatacagcgtgcaaaggaaagaaaggtgtgtacaaagtttcaagacgatagctttaaaactgagagactagtttgcggtgaaacagacagacggacagacggacatgctcatatcaactcaggaggtgatcctgatcaagaatatatatactttatatggtcggagatgtctccttcactgcgttgcacacttttggacaaaaaaaaggTCTTTCTCACCATCCCAAGAATTATTGTCAAGGAAGGCCACTAAACGGgaataatcaaaatataaacGGCGCACGATGGGAACACTTTCttcaaaattaaatgcaaactTATTAATTTCTAATGAATTATTTCGTTTCTTTGTCATCTCCAAGTAactaataaaaagaaaaaaaaatcgtcattgaatttggtttattatttcattgttaaaaataatcacATACTTCTCTATTGTTATAACTTTGTACTGCAGTTCTTGCCTAAATCGGTCCAAGACACCAAGTAAGTACTCCTCCAAGACTATAAGGTTTTTAAGATCGTAAACCGACATTGCATAGTTATTATTT
The Drosophila bipectinata strain 14024-0381.07 chromosome 3R, DbipHiC1v2, whole genome shotgun sequence DNA segment above includes these coding regions:
- the LOC108128216 gene encoding prolyl 4-hydroxylase subunit alpha-2 isoform X2, coding for MFPKVSLIWLLMSYIISPALGREFFSSVHEMTKVFGYEERMLGYMQKFLDDNQSKLDFLKARLREFEVEREEAREWGTAYFDSPVNKYLLNKRLTVDWQLVENLMETQSGKKSLARLQKARAHKLMPKKSELEGAIDGLLRLQTVYRLEAKDIAKGVLDGVDYSTQLNSEHCVDIARLALRDKHTRLAHFWSLEALHRLASDKESEELKPQILALLVETKAAFGDYRGLNETYQELLKIQPASADYAKNYERFLESIGGEQSLNETRAVEEHPPIPGKGDIVSDFDGYMLTCSGHWRPTPREERDLRCGYMSETHPFLWIAPLKAEELSRDPLLILYHDVIYQSEIDTIRKLTTNKLKRATVTSEKESIVSNVRTSQFTFVSVLDDKVLATIDQRVTDMTNLNMRYAEDHQFANYGIGGHYGQHMDWFYQSSFDSGLVSSPEMGNRIATVLFYLSDVAQGGGTAFPHIRVQLKPKKYAAAFWYNLHASGVGDPRTQHGACPIISGSKWVQNRWIREFIQSDRRPCELWDDSLATLSQIREMERQLKAQQLTSQIA
- the LOC108128142 gene encoding uncharacterized protein isoform X2, giving the protein MSRTHKIFSLFSLFICFIIQGCRNSTNNNYAMSVYDLKNLIVLEEYLLGVLDRFRQELQYKVITIENYLEMTKKRNNSLEINKFAFNFEESVPIVRRLYFDYSRLVAFLDNNSWDVCIKAIYDQEPKLPTKKDLIETTNGLYIMQSVYSMKISKMAKGIFQGVDYNSSLNAFECFTMAMFLEELDELIYAKQWLEVSLDFYMKDTVNRDLYAELGFSSIMIYELYASVLHRLGNGRDNLTVNDTLRSLNPEGFGIEKDQIQEPDMFQKNDEFLDDRKATIVFYLSDVTQGGATAFPALNISVFPKKRSALMWYNLDNKGNGIPNSIHTACSTAVGSKWVMIKWLTQAAQMFRKPCLKEV
- the LOC108128216 gene encoding prolyl 4-hydroxylase subunit alpha-2 isoform X1; this encodes MCVRPKRVFPNILLCRRQNSSFQRLVSGRVKWRNQSESKLLPEQISIKTMFPKVSLIWLLMSYIISPALGREFFSSVHEMTKVFGYEERMLGYMQKFLDDNQSKLDFLKARLREFEVEREEAREWGTAYFDSPVNKYLLNKRLTVDWQLVENLMETQSGKKSLARLQKARAHKLMPKKSELEGAIDGLLRLQTVYRLEAKDIAKGVLDGVDYSTQLNSEHCVDIARLALRDKHTRLAHFWSLEALHRLASDKESEELKPQILALLVETKAAFGDYRGLNETYQELLKIQPASADYAKNYERFLESIGGEQSLNETRAVEEHPPIPGKGDIVSDFDGYMLTCSGHWRPTPREERDLRCGYMSETHPFLWIAPLKAEELSRDPLLILYHDVIYQSEIDTIRKLTTNKLKRATVTSEKESIVSNVRTSQFTFVSVLDDKVLATIDQRVTDMTNLNMRYAEDHQFANYGIGGHYGQHMDWFYQSSFDSGLVSSPEMGNRIATVLFYLSDVAQGGGTAFPHIRVQLKPKKYAAAFWYNLHASGVGDPRTQHGACPIISGSKWVQNRWIREFIQSDRRPCELWDDSLATLSQIREMERQLKAQQLTSQIA
- the LOC108128021 gene encoding prolyl 4-hydroxylase subunit alpha-1-like; its protein translation is MKLLIGIFLLLPLYQCLLVEQYNFTVHTRVSRSVANMDELLELEEGLALNLEKYAEALMQKANTIKRGVQLMAQRHNEKNTAWDYLKTYSVLHHMQADWLRWQLFIEKPVASEYVDYIKSMKPYFPQSWDFEDASEGLKRMQRVYKLKAMDISAGLLDGVKYNSTFSYLDSIAMAHHLMNQSLWVDAKQWTLAATEMFEFTEKLPELELIRGFDVEKLYISLACSLLQQNETKHALEIYRNAIEHHPPNAEIFKNYQELENQMLSKPEPLNNDSKLSLKEEGEDPNMPGCCNGRCEVPKNFSLYCVYNTKTSPFLRLAPIKTELLSKDPYIVIFHNVVSQKELTKIRTMSKKHLIASTVINYTTNAYSVDSYRTSKSVWAPSNHSLTERITNLVGDATGLEMATSEMYQVINYGIGGLFEPHVDPVFTDADRFNGTDDRFATTIFWLSDVKQGGATIFTKLNLTVYPQSGSALFWYNLDNWGNEDKRTEHAGCPVIVGSKWIMTKWVTDMGQEFRQPCYKSKISPLPF
- the LOC108128142 gene encoding prolyl 4-hydroxylase subunit alpha-1 isoform X1, producing MSRTHKIFSLFSLFICFIIQGCRNSTNNNYAMSVYDLKNLIVLEEYLLGVLDRFRQELQYKVITIENYLEMTKKRNNSLEINKFAFNFEESVPIVRRLYFDYSRLVAFLDNNSWDVCIKAIYDQEPKLPTKKDLIETTNGLYIMQSVYSMKISKMAKGIFQGVDYNSSLNAFECFTMAMFLEELDELIYAKQWLEVSLDFYMKDTVNRDLYAELGFSSIMIYELYASVLHRLGNGRDNLTVNDTLRSLNPEGFGIEKDQIQEPDMILEKENWEAYTTFCSTENRPSKSNLYCFYKRNTSHFLYLAPLKLEILSLNPYMVFYHDVISDNDIFLIKVEGQKNLTRARTFNLKSNNREEDSGRTTKVGWLDNNSLAIVQKMNKLVEDMTNLDLSSSAVYEVLNYGIGGFYGAHVDYYYDDFQKNDEFLDDRKATIVFYLSDVTQGGATAFPALNISVFPKKRSALMWYNLDNKGNGIPNSIHTACSTAVGSKWVMIKWLTQAAQMFRKPCLKEV